In Pseudomonas sp. MM213, a genomic segment contains:
- the pilQ gene encoding type IV pilus secretin PilQ, protein MNRIFATFGISLWIALLSPMVQAANLKALDVAALPGDRVELKLSFDGAPPAPHGYTTEQPARIALDLPGVVSQLASKTRDLGGGNARSATVVEAKDRTRLIINLTQLTPYTARVEGNNLFVVVGRGGSNAAAPAARPSRVATATAAPAKAYAPASKAIRGVDFQRGTQGEGNVVIDLSDPSIAPDIQERDGRIVLNFARTQLPEPLRVRLDVKDFATPVQFVNASATGDRAIISIEPSGAFDYSTYQTDNKLTVSIRPMTVDDLQKRNAERFAYTGEKLSLNFQDIDVRSVLQLIADFTNLNLVASDTVQGGITLRLQNVPWDQALDLVLKTKGLDKRKIGNVLLVAPADEIAARERQELESQKQIADLAPLRRELLQVNYAKAADIAKLFTSVTSAEAKVDERGSITVDDRTNNIIAYQTQDRLDELRRIVAQLDIPVRQVMIEARIVEANVDYDKSLGVRWGGSLQNKGNWNTSGVSNGADASSTIGTPGSTSTNSPFVDMGAAANTSGLGIAFITDNVLLDLELTAMEKTGNGEIVSQPKVVTSDKETAKILKGTEIPYQEASSSGATSVSFKEASLSLEVTPQITPDNRIIMEVKVTKDEPDYLNKVQDVPPIKKNEVNAKVLVNDGETIVIGGVFSNTQSKVVDKVPFLGDVPYLGRLFRRDVVSEKKSELLVFLTPRIMNNQAIAVSH, encoded by the coding sequence ATGAACAGGATTTTCGCAACCTTCGGTATTTCGCTATGGATAGCGTTGCTGTCGCCGATGGTACAAGCGGCCAACCTCAAGGCGCTGGATGTTGCCGCGCTGCCGGGAGACCGCGTCGAGTTGAAGTTGTCATTCGATGGCGCGCCGCCGGCGCCCCACGGTTACACGACGGAGCAGCCTGCGCGGATTGCGCTGGATCTGCCTGGCGTGGTCAGTCAGTTGGCGAGCAAGACCCGTGATCTTGGCGGCGGCAACGCCCGCAGCGCCACGGTGGTGGAAGCCAAGGACCGCACGCGGCTGATCATCAACCTGACTCAATTGACCCCGTACACCGCACGGGTCGAAGGCAACAACCTGTTCGTTGTGGTCGGGCGGGGAGGCAGTAACGCTGCCGCGCCTGCCGCCAGGCCTTCGCGGGTCGCCACGGCAACTGCGGCGCCGGCCAAGGCTTATGCGCCGGCGAGCAAGGCCATTCGCGGCGTGGATTTCCAGCGTGGAACCCAAGGCGAAGGCAACGTGGTCATCGACCTGTCGGACCCTTCCATCGCCCCGGACATTCAGGAGCGCGATGGCAGGATTGTCCTTAATTTTGCCAGAACCCAATTACCGGAACCTCTGCGAGTGCGCCTGGACGTCAAGGATTTCGCCACGCCGGTGCAGTTCGTCAACGCCAGCGCCACCGGTGACCGGGCGATCATCAGCATCGAGCCCAGCGGCGCCTTCGATTACTCGACCTACCAGACCGACAATAAGCTCACCGTCAGCATTCGCCCGATGACCGTCGATGACCTGCAAAAGCGCAACGCCGAACGTTTTGCGTACACCGGTGAAAAGCTCTCGCTGAACTTCCAGGACATTGACGTGCGCTCGGTGCTGCAACTGATCGCCGATTTCACCAACCTCAATCTGGTGGCCAGCGACACGGTGCAGGGCGGCATCACCTTGCGTCTGCAAAACGTGCCATGGGATCAGGCGCTGGACCTGGTGCTGAAAACCAAGGGGCTGGACAAGCGCAAGATCGGCAACGTGTTGCTGGTGGCGCCGGCCGACGAGATTGCCGCGCGCGAACGTCAGGAGCTGGAGTCGCAGAAGCAGATTGCCGATCTGGCGCCATTGCGTCGTGAGCTGCTGCAGGTCAATTACGCCAAGGCGGCGGATATCGCCAAGCTGTTCACGTCGGTGACCAGTGCCGAGGCAAAAGTGGATGAGCGGGGTTCGATCACTGTCGATGACCGGACCAACAACATCATTGCCTATCAGACCCAGGATCGCCTCGACGAGCTTCGCCGGATCGTCGCGCAACTGGACATCCCGGTGCGTCAGGTGATGATCGAGGCGCGAATCGTCGAAGCCAACGTCGACTATGACAAAAGCCTCGGCGTGCGCTGGGGTGGTTCGTTGCAGAACAAGGGCAACTGGAACACGTCCGGGGTCAGCAACGGCGCCGATGCTTCGTCGACCATCGGCACGCCTGGCAGCACCAGTACCAACTCGCCGTTCGTCGATATGGGCGCCGCCGCCAATACCTCGGGGCTCGGCATCGCCTTCATCACCGACAATGTGCTGCTGGATCTTGAACTGACCGCCATGGAGAAGACCGGCAACGGCGAAATCGTCTCACAGCCCAAAGTGGTCACGTCCGACAAGGAAACCGCAAAAATCCTCAAGGGCACCGAGATCCCGTACCAGGAAGCCAGCTCCAGCGGCGCCACATCGGTGTCCTTCAAAGAGGCCTCGCTGTCGCTGGAAGTGACGCCGCAGATCACCCCGGACAACCGGATCATCATGGAGGTCAAGGTCACCAAGGACGAACCGGACTACCTGAACAAGGTCCAGGATGTACCGCCGATCAAGAAAAACGAGGTCAACGCCAAGGTCCTGGTCAATGACGGCGAGACCATCGTAATCGGTGGCGTTTTCTCAAATACTCAGAGCAAGGTTGTAGATAAGGTGCCATTTCTCGGCGATGTGCCGTATCTTGGCCGCCTTTTCCGGCGTGACGTGGTTTCGGAGAAAAAATCCGAGCTGCTGGTATTTCTCACTCCGCGTATCATGAACAACCAGGCGATTGCTGTGAGTCATTGA
- a CDS encoding PilN domain-containing protein — MARINLLPWREELRDARRKRFLLALVGVLVGAVAVVLVVDRAINGAIDRQVARNDYIGKQIAVVDERIKQISDLKARRQQLVERMRIIQDLQGNRPISGRIFDQLARTLPDGVYFTEVKMEGKTLSITGAAESNNRVSDLMRNLDASDWFDAPTLTEVKATTAGQLDQANVFQLTVRQTQPAAVEAVQ; from the coding sequence ATGGCGCGGATCAACCTTTTACCTTGGCGCGAAGAGCTGCGGGACGCACGTCGCAAACGCTTTTTGCTGGCGCTGGTCGGCGTGCTGGTGGGCGCTGTGGCAGTGGTGCTGGTCGTGGATCGGGCCATCAACGGCGCCATCGACCGACAGGTCGCCCGAAACGATTACATCGGTAAACAGATTGCGGTGGTCGACGAGCGGATCAAACAGATCAGCGACCTCAAGGCGCGGCGTCAGCAACTGGTCGAACGCATGCGCATCATCCAGGACCTGCAGGGCAATCGTCCGATCAGCGGGCGGATCTTCGATCAGTTGGCGCGCACCCTGCCGGACGGGGTCTATTTCACCGAGGTGAAAATGGAAGGTAAAACCCTGTCCATCACCGGCGCGGCAGAATCCAATAACCGTGTTTCCGACTTGATGCGCAATCTGGATGCATCGGACTGGTTCGATGCGCCCACCCTAACAGAGGTCAAGGCGACCACCGCAGGCCAACTGGATCAGGCCAACGTCTTTCAGTTGACCGTGCGCCAGACCCAGCCTGCTGCCGTGGAGGCCGTTCAATGA
- the aroK gene encoding shikimate kinase AroK, protein MRNLILVGPMGAGKSTIGRLLAKELRLPFKDSDKEIELRTGANIPWIFDKEGEPGFRDREQAMIAELCDCDGVVLATGGGAVMREANRRALRAGGRVVYLHASVEQQVGRTARDRNRPLLRTADPAKTLRDLLELRDPLYREIADLVVETDERPPRMVVLDILERLQQLPPR, encoded by the coding sequence GTGCGAAATTTGATTCTTGTTGGACCGATGGGGGCTGGAAAAAGCACCATCGGCCGGTTGCTGGCCAAAGAGCTGCGCCTGCCATTCAAAGATTCCGATAAGGAAATTGAATTGCGCACGGGCGCCAATATCCCATGGATCTTCGATAAGGAAGGCGAACCGGGCTTTCGTGACCGCGAGCAGGCGATGATTGCCGAGCTGTGCGATTGCGACGGCGTGGTGCTGGCGACCGGTGGCGGTGCAGTCATGCGCGAAGCCAATCGTCGGGCGCTGCGTGCCGGTGGTCGGGTGGTTTATCTGCACGCTTCCGTGGAGCAGCAGGTCGGCCGCACTGCCCGCGACCGCAATCGGCCACTGTTGCGTACTGCCGACCCGGCCAAGACCCTTCGGGATCTGCTGGAGTTGCGCGACCCGCTTTATCGGGAAATCGCCGACCTGGTGGTTGAAACGGATGAGCGGCCGCCGCGTATGGTGGTGCTCGATATTCTCGAGCGCTTGCAGCAGCTGCCTCCCCGTTAA
- a CDS encoding AAA family ATPase, translating to MTSLHADEAFLGHYQLSHDPFAPRVPGFKFFPAQRKPVLGQLHHLARYSQLLLVVTGPQGSGKTLLRQALVASTNKQSVQSVVVSARGAGDAAGVLRQVAQALNVAEAETGAILAQVVQLALTGQEVYLLVDDAEQLDESALEALMELAAGAPEGRPHVFLFGESSLIAQLEALSLEEERFHVIELQPYTEEETREYLDQRLEGAGRGIELFTAEQISDIHESSDGWPGNINQVARDAMIEAMIASRSAVKRPSMGFNMPKKHVLAISAVVVVAVAAAWLMPGRSKAPTTGAPANEQAQLPLGQGTPQPNSGGAPAVEFAGNSQPMPLPLVGNSQPVMRGPLAEAAGGITEGDDGVPVEGSSATPPTVTTIAPPAGIQAGPAPTPAAKPTPAPAPAPTQVATAKPVPTTPAAKPAPAPAPAKPAAVATAKPAEKPAAAAKAAGGTWYAGQAPGNYVVQILGTSSEATAQNFVKEQGGEYRYFKKVLNGKPLYVITYGNFANRDAAVTAIKALPAKVQAGKPWPRTVASVQQELATTR from the coding sequence ATGACTAGTTTGCACGCCGACGAGGCTTTCCTCGGCCATTACCAGTTGAGTCATGACCCTTTTGCTCCACGGGTGCCTGGCTTCAAATTCTTCCCGGCCCAGCGCAAACCTGTGCTGGGTCAGCTGCACCACCTGGCCCGTTACAGCCAGTTGCTGCTGGTGGTCACCGGCCCGCAAGGCAGTGGCAAGACCCTGTTGCGTCAGGCTCTGGTGGCCAGCACCAATAAACAGTCCGTTCAAAGCGTGGTGGTTTCCGCCCGTGGCGCCGGTGATGCGGCGGGCGTGCTGCGTCAGGTGGCTCAGGCGCTGAACGTTGCCGAGGCCGAGACCGGCGCGATTCTGGCTCAGGTCGTGCAGCTCGCGCTGACCGGTCAGGAAGTCTATTTGCTGGTGGACGACGCCGAGCAGCTCGACGAGTCCGCGCTCGAAGCCTTGATGGAGCTGGCCGCCGGTGCGCCGGAAGGCCGTCCGCACGTGTTCCTGTTCGGCGAATCCTCGCTGATCGCTCAACTTGAGGCGCTGAGCCTTGAAGAAGAGCGCTTCCACGTCATCGAGCTGCAGCCTTACACCGAAGAAGAAACCCGCGAATATCTGGACCAGCGGCTCGAAGGTGCTGGGCGGGGTATCGAACTTTTCACCGCAGAACAGATCTCTGATATTCACGAAAGCTCCGACGGCTGGCCTGGCAACATCAACCAGGTTGCCCGCGATGCAATGATCGAAGCCATGATTGCCAGCCGCTCAGCGGTCAAGCGTCCAAGTATGGGGTTCAACATGCCGAAGAAACACGTATTGGCGATTTCCGCCGTCGTCGTGGTCGCGGTAGCCGCCGCCTGGTTGATGCCGGGTCGCAGCAAAGCACCGACCACCGGCGCACCTGCCAACGAACAGGCGCAACTGCCGCTCGGCCAGGGCACGCCACAACCTAACAGCGGCGGCGCACCTGCCGTGGAATTCGCCGGTAATTCGCAACCGATGCCATTGCCGTTGGTCGGCAACTCGCAGCCGGTCATGCGTGGCCCGCTGGCTGAAGCCGCCGGTGGCATCACCGAGGGCGACGATGGCGTGCCGGTAGAGGGTTCCAGCGCTACACCGCCGACCGTGACCACCATCGCGCCTCCTGCGGGCATCCAGGCCGGTCCTGCGCCGACGCCAGCCGCCAAGCCGACGCCAGCGCCTGCACCAGCGCCGACTCAGGTCGCGACGGCCAAGCCGGTTCCGACTACGCCTGCAGCGAAGCCGGCACCAGCGCCTGCGCCAGCCAAGCCTGCGGCCGTCGCAACCGCCAAGCCTGCCGAGAAACCTGCGGCTGCGGCCAAGGCTGCCGGCGGCACCTGGTACGCCGGTCAGGCTCCGGGTAACTACGTGGTGCAGATCCTCGGCACCAGCTCCGAGGCGACCGCGCAAAACTTCGTGAAAGAGCAGGGCGGCGAGTACCGTTATTTCAAGAAAGTCCTCAACGGCAAGCCGCTTTACGTCATCACTTACGGTAACTTCGCCAACCGCGATGCAGCCGTTACCGCCATCAAGGCCTTGCCAGCGAAGGTTCAGGCTGGTAAACCTTGGCCTCGCACTGTCGCCAGCGTCCAACAGGAACTGGCAACAACTCGCTGA
- a CDS encoding pilus assembly protein PilP, with product MSPVRIFPMIGMLAALAGCDGSNDFSDLDAYMNEMRLRAPGRIEPTPTFRSYPTFTYSAANLRSPFSRQLRVDLAGQKHGARNVKPDPGRVKQYLEGFNIEQFEMVGTISNAAGSFALLRGAGGVHRLKVGDYLGRNDGRIVAISGSQVDVVEIVPDGEGAWLERPRTIPLKEHS from the coding sequence ATGAGCCCGGTTCGTATTTTTCCGATGATCGGGATGTTGGCCGCCCTGGCCGGTTGTGATGGCAGCAATGACTTCAGTGATCTCGACGCTTATATGAACGAAATGCGTCTGCGTGCGCCGGGCAGGATTGAACCAACGCCGACATTCCGGTCTTACCCAACGTTCACCTACAGCGCGGCTAACTTGCGAAGCCCGTTTTCCCGGCAGCTCAGAGTTGATCTGGCCGGCCAGAAGCATGGCGCGCGCAATGTCAAACCAGACCCCGGCCGGGTCAAGCAGTACCTCGAAGGTTTCAACATCGAGCAGTTTGAAATGGTCGGCACGATCTCCAATGCGGCGGGCTCCTTTGCGCTGTTGCGCGGGGCGGGCGGTGTGCATCGGCTGAAAGTCGGCGATTACCTGGGGCGCAACGATGGCCGGATCGTCGCCATCAGCGGCTCGCAAGTCGATGTGGTCGAAATCGTTCCTGACGGCGAAGGCGCCTGGCTGGAGCGGCCACGGACTATCCCTTTGAAAGAGCACTCATAG
- the pilO gene encoding type 4a pilus biogenesis protein PilO — translation MRPAEWIEGLRKIDINDLDTNNMGSWPPAIKALAGLLLMILVLALGYSFSISDLESQLELKREEESTLKEQFATKAHMAANLELYTQQMKEMENSFGVLLRQLPSDTEVPGLLEDITRTGLGSGLEFEEIKLLPEVTQPFYIELPIQITVTGAYHDLATFVSGVAGLPRIVTLHDFDLAPANPEGGAKLRMSILAKTYRYNDKGLQK, via the coding sequence ATGAGGCCGGCCGAATGGATCGAAGGGCTGCGCAAGATCGACATCAACGATCTGGACACCAACAACATGGGGTCCTGGCCGCCCGCCATCAAGGCGCTGGCGGGTCTTCTATTGATGATTCTGGTGTTGGCGCTGGGCTACAGCTTTTCCATCAGTGACCTTGAGAGCCAGCTTGAACTCAAGCGCGAGGAAGAGTCGACCCTCAAGGAGCAATTCGCCACCAAGGCCCACATGGCGGCGAATCTTGAGCTGTACACCCAGCAGATGAAGGAAATGGAGAACTCCTTCGGCGTGCTCCTGCGGCAATTGCCCAGTGACACCGAAGTGCCCGGTCTGCTGGAGGACATCACCCGTACGGGCCTCGGAAGCGGGCTGGAGTTTGAAGAGATCAAACTGCTGCCAGAGGTGACCCAGCCTTTCTACATCGAACTGCCGATCCAGATCACCGTCACTGGTGCCTATCATGACCTCGCCACGTTCGTCAGTGGCGTGGCGGGGCTGCCACGGATCGTCACCCTGCATGATTTCGACCTTGCCCCGGCCAACCCCGAAGGCGGCGCTAAATTGCGCATGAGCATCCTCGCCAAGACTTACCGCTACAACGACAAGGGGCTGCAAAAATGA
- the aroB gene encoding 3-dehydroquinate synthase, giving the protein MQTLKVDLGERSYPIHIGEGLLDQPELLAPHIRGRQVAIISNETVAPLYLERLTRSLAQYSVISVVLPDGEAFKTWETLQLIFDGLLTARHDRRTTVIALGGGVIGDMAGFAAACYQRGVDFIQVPTTLLSQVDSSVGGKTGINHPLGKNMVGAFYQPNVVLIDTASLNTLPARELSAGLAEVIKYGLICDEPFLTWLEENVDRLRALDQVALTYAIERSCAAKAAVVGADEKETGVRATLNLGHTFGHAIETHMGYGVWLHGEAVAAGTVMALEMSTRLGWISEQERDRGIRLFQRAGLPVIPPEEMTEADFLEHMAIDKKVIDGRLRLVLLRHMGEAVVTDDYPKEVLQATLGADYRALAQLKG; this is encoded by the coding sequence ATGCAGACACTCAAGGTCGATCTAGGCGAGCGTAGCTACCCGATTCATATTGGCGAAGGTTTGTTGGATCAGCCTGAGCTGCTGGCCCCGCATATTCGCGGACGGCAAGTGGCGATCATCTCCAACGAAACCGTTGCGCCGCTCTATCTTGAACGTCTGACCCGCAGCCTTGCACAGTATTCGGTGATTTCCGTGGTGCTGCCCGACGGCGAAGCCTTCAAGACCTGGGAAACCCTGCAACTGATTTTCGACGGCTTGCTGACCGCACGACACGACCGTCGCACGACCGTGATCGCCCTCGGTGGCGGCGTGATTGGCGACATGGCCGGGTTTGCCGCCGCCTGTTACCAGCGTGGCGTCGATTTCATCCAGGTTCCAACCACTCTGTTGTCGCAAGTCGATTCCTCGGTGGGCGGCAAGACCGGGATCAATCATCCGCTGGGCAAAAACATGGTCGGCGCGTTCTATCAGCCGAACGTGGTGCTGATCGATACCGCCTCCCTCAATACCCTGCCGGCCCGCGAGTTGTCCGCCGGGCTTGCTGAAGTCATCAAATACGGCTTGATCTGCGACGAGCCCTTCCTGACCTGGCTCGAAGAAAACGTCGATCGCCTGCGCGCTCTGGACCAGGTCGCCCTGACCTATGCCATCGAGCGCTCCTGCGCGGCGAAGGCGGCGGTGGTCGGCGCCGATGAAAAGGAAACCGGTGTTCGCGCCACGTTGAACCTGGGCCACACGTTCGGCCACGCCATCGAAACCCACATGGGCTATGGTGTCTGGCTGCATGGTGAAGCGGTCGCTGCCGGTACGGTAATGGCGTTGGAAATGTCCACGCGTCTGGGCTGGATCAGTGAGCAAGAGCGTGATCGCGGCATTCGCCTGTTCCAGCGTGCCGGCCTGCCGGTCATCCCGCCTGAAGAGATGACTGAAGCCGATTTTCTCGAACACATGGCAATTGACAAGAAAGTGATCGACGGTCGTTTGCGCCTGGTGCTGCTGCGCCACATGGGCGAAGCAGTGGTGACCGACGATTATCCGAAAGAGGTTCTACAGGCCACGCTGGGAGCGGATTACCGCGCCCTGGCTCAGCTTAAAGGTTAA